The Amycolatopsis sp. QT-25 genomic sequence GGTCTTGAACTCGGTGACGACGGTGGTGTCCGGGTTCGTCTTCACGAAGTCGTAGAGCACACCGTTGTCGTTGACGCCCGCGTCGATCTGGCCGCTCTTGACCGCCTGCTCCAGCAGCGCGAGGTCGTCGAAGGTGACGATCTCGGCGCCGGTGGCCTTCTCCTTGGCGTAGTCGGCGCCGGTGGTGGCCGACTGGACGCCGATCTTCTTTCCGGCGACGTTGCCGAGGTCCTTGATCGGCGAACCGGTCTTGACCAGCAGCGCCTGCGACGCCTCGAAGTACGGGTCGGAGAAGGCGAACTTCGCCTTGCGCTTGTCGTTGATCGTCATCCCCGCGGCGGCGAGGTCGCACTGACCGGTGTTCATCGCCTCACCGGATTCGATGTTCTCGAAGGCGATGTCGACGATGCTCTGCTCGACGCCCAGCTTCTTCGCCACGAGGTCGACCAGGTCGACGTCGAAGCCGACGATCTTGTCGCCCTGCTTGACCTGGAACGGCTGGTAAGGCAGGTGTGTGCAGGTGGTGAGCTTGCCGGAAGCGACGAGCTGGACGCCACCGGCCGCGGTGCTCTGCCCACCTTCTTCGCCACACGCGGTCAGCGCACCCGCGGCTAGGGCGAGCGCCGGGATCAGGGCGAGCGCTTTCAATCGGGCCACGTCGTCACTCCTTGTAGTTCCCATGTGTCGAGAGCACGCATATTGCCACTCATCCGGCGGTAATCACAGCACTGCGACGTTACAGCGCCGTTTCCACCGAAGATCGTCTCGACGAGGGGATGGAGCCGACCTCGGCCCCGGTGGGTCCCGACAGAGGTTCGACTGGCCCAGCACGTGAAACACGGTGAGGCGCCGAAGCGCCCCACCGCCGCATTGATTACTTGTTCCAATAATCGAACACG encodes the following:
- a CDS encoding transporter substrate-binding domain-containing protein, with the translated sequence MARLKALALIPALALAAGALTACGEEGGQSTAAGGVQLVASGKLTTCTHLPYQPFQVKQGDKIVGFDVDLVDLVAKKLGVEQSIVDIAFENIESGEAMNTGQCDLAAAGMTINDKRKAKFAFSDPYFEASQALLVKTGSPIKDLGNVAGKKIGVQSATTGADYAKEKATGAEIVTFDDLALLEQAVKSGQIDAGVNDNGVLYDFVKTNPDTTVVTEFKTNEFYGLGVKTGNTALVNQINEVLKASVTDGSYAQIYQKWFGKAPTWQPGSPAAG